The following are encoded in a window of Fusobacterium sp. DD2 genomic DNA:
- a CDS encoding alanine/glycine:cation symporter family protein — MLGNIINFLNGILWGYVLIILLTVSGLYFTFKLKFANLTQIKEMFKIMLEKKEGGGISPFQAFCVSAGSKVGTGSLAGVAIAISLGGPGSVFWMWVLTLVVGSLSIVENILAQIYKEKKDGLFRGGPAFYMEKAMKKKWMGIAFSVLLTITYGLIFNAVQANTMTIAIENFAGIDRVKSGIVVVVLTAAVIYGGMKRIAKVSEIIVPLMGASYLLVALFVVVKNIGELPSVMSLIFANAFGLKAFGGGTLGMIVMQGVKRGLFSNEAGMGSTPNAGASASASHPAKQGLIQTLGVYVATLGVCTATAFIILFSGVLDQKLDGIGYTQAAMKAQLGSVGDIFLLLCIVLFAYTTIIGNYYYGQTNLEYLNADKGIKIQIFRVLVMIMVFFGAVRESAIVWNTADLFMALMAIFNIYAIVMLRKPAIQTMQHYVNSKKMGLDPVFTIDVLDDSTGVECWDKNGEIPLEAEEPVAVQCPSGVEA, encoded by the coding sequence ATGTTAGGCAACATAATAAATTTTTTAAATGGGATACTTTGGGGATACGTTTTAATTATTTTACTTACTGTATCAGGACTTTATTTTACTTTTAAACTAAAATTTGCGAACTTAACTCAAATCAAAGAGATGTTCAAAATCATGCTTGAGAAAAAAGAGGGTGGAGGTATATCACCTTTCCAAGCTTTCTGTGTTAGTGCAGGTTCTAAAGTTGGAACTGGAAGCTTGGCTGGAGTTGCAATAGCAATTTCACTTGGAGGACCAGGTTCTGTATTTTGGATGTGGGTATTAACTCTAGTAGTTGGAAGTTTAAGTATCGTTGAAAATATATTGGCACAAATTTATAAAGAGAAAAAAGATGGATTATTTAGAGGTGGACCAGCTTTCTACATGGAAAAAGCTATGAAGAAAAAATGGATGGGTATAGCTTTCTCAGTTTTATTAACTATCACTTACGGGCTAATATTTAACGCAGTTCAAGCTAATACAATGACTATTGCTATTGAAAACTTTGCTGGAATAGACAGAGTTAAAAGTGGTATTGTTGTAGTAGTATTAACAGCTGCAGTTATTTATGGTGGTATGAAGAGAATAGCTAAAGTATCTGAAATCATAGTTCCATTAATGGGAGCAAGCTATCTTTTAGTTGCTTTATTCGTAGTTGTAAAAAATATTGGTGAATTACCTTCAGTAATGAGCTTAATATTTGCAAATGCTTTTGGACTTAAAGCATTTGGTGGTGGAACTCTTGGAATGATAGTTATGCAAGGGGTAAAAAGAGGATTATTCTCTAACGAGGCTGGAATGGGAAGTACACCTAACGCAGGAGCATCAGCTTCAGCATCACACCCTGCTAAACAAGGTCTTATTCAAACTTTAGGTGTATATGTAGCTACACTTGGAGTATGTACAGCAACTGCATTTATAATTTTATTCTCAGGAGTATTAGATCAGAAACTAGATGGTATTGGATATACTCAAGCTGCTATGAAAGCTCAATTAGGAAGTGTTGGAGATATATTCTTACTACTTTGTATTGTACTATTTGCTTATACTACTATTATTGGAAACTACTATTATGGACAAACAAACCTTGAGTACTTAAATGCTGACAAGGGAATAAAAATTCAAATATTCAGAGTTTTAGTTATGATAATGGTATTCTTCGGTGCTGTAAGAGAATCAGCAATTGTATGGAATACAGCAGACTTGTTTATGGCTTTAATGGCAATCTTTAACATCTATGCAATAGTTATGTTAAGAAAACCAGCTATTCAAACTATGCAACATTATGTAAACTCTAAGAAAATGGGACTTGATCCAGTATTTACAATTGATGTACTAGATGACAGTACAGGAGTAGAGTGCTGGGATAAAAATGGTGAAATTCCTTTAGAAGCAGAGGAACCAGTAGCTGTTCAATGTCCTTCAGGAGTAGAGGCTTAG
- the glsA gene encoding glutaminase A — protein MQDLLSKLIKKNLPFTKDGNVANYIPELDKAPKDALGICILDNEGNHYCAGDCEKKFTVQSISKIVSLMLAILDNGEEYVFSKVGMEPTGDPFNSIRKLETCSSKPYNPMINAGAIAVCSMIKGSDAREKFQRLLDFFKRVSEDDTLDVNYKIYCGESETGNRNRAMGYFLKGEGIIEGDVEDALRVYFKQCSIEVTAHTIAKIGLFLANNGKLSTGEQVVSPRVATIVKTLMVTCGMYDSSGEVAVRVGIPCKSGVGGGIVGVVPGKLGIGVYGPSLDSRGNSIAGLHLLEDLSSELKFSIF, from the coding sequence ATGCAAGATTTGCTAAGTAAATTGATAAAAAAGAATTTACCATTCACTAAGGACGGAAATGTAGCAAACTATATTCCAGAATTAGATAAAGCACCAAAAGATGCTTTAGGTATATGCATTCTTGATAACGAAGGGAACCACTACTGTGCTGGAGATTGTGAAAAGAAATTTACAGTGCAAAGTATTTCTAAGATTGTAAGTTTAATGTTAGCTATTTTAGATAATGGCGAAGAGTATGTTTTTTCAAAAGTTGGAATGGAACCTACAGGAGATCCATTCAACTCTATAAGAAAATTGGAAACTTGTTCAAGTAAACCGTATAACCCTATGATCAATGCAGGAGCAATTGCTGTATGTTCAATGATAAAGGGTAGCGATGCAAGAGAAAAATTCCAAAGATTATTGGATTTCTTTAAACGTGTTTCAGAAGATGATACTTTGGATGTAAACTACAAAATCTATTGTGGAGAAAGTGAAACTGGTAACAGAAACAGAGCAATGGGTTATTTCCTTAAGGGCGAAGGAATAATCGAAGGAGATGTTGAAGATGCTTTAAGAGTATATTTCAAACAATGCTCAATTGAAGTTACAGCACACACAATAGCTAAAATCGGATTATTTTTGGCAAACAATGGTAAGTTAAGTACAGGAGAACAGGTAGTTTCACCTAGAGTGGCTACAATTGTGAAAACTTTAATGGTAACTTGTGGAATGTATGATAGTTCTGGAGAAGTTGCTGTAAGAGTTGGAATACCATGTAAAAGTGGTGTAGGTGGAGGAATAGTAGGAGTTGTTCCAGGAAAACTTGGAATTGGAGTTTATGGTCCTTCACTAGACAGTAGAGGAAACTCTATAGCAGGACTACATCTGCTAGAAGATTTATCAAGTGAACTTAAGTTCTCAATCTTCTAG